The Armatimonadota bacterium genome has a segment encoding these proteins:
- a CDS encoding isochorismate synthase, giving the protein MRGRECVLDRAWGALSEELRAVARGARAGRALVIRVPAPGTDPLDLLECASGEVGDAWFWRSPDGLVFVALGRVEEIPQAGPDRFWDLTRAWHEILGRVPSPLTLCGFSFHPDGPRSEVWRPYPAGVLLLPRLLLVRSGAGAATLSLILSAGEDPAPVLREVERWLTGPSSPAHFPSTAEVRPVPEPGRWKDLVRCAAEAVRRGRLRKVVLARAMRLRAGGLAAPRVLSVLCARYPGCTVFGVRRADRWFLGATPERLCRVREGVVETMALAGSAPRGQSEEEEWTLGRSLLESRKDLEEHRIVAEYVRDRLRPLTRTLQATGPALLRTGAVQHLCTRVQGELREPMPVLQIAGALHPTPAVAGLPLDQALRWIEREGLDRGWYAGVLGWMDARGEGEMVVSIRSALVAGREAWVYAGCGILGDSDPELEYAESELKMASMLEALTVVSSQAHPGGVRG; this is encoded by the coding sequence GTGAGGGGGCGGGAGTGTGTTCTGGATCGGGCTTGGGGAGCGCTCTCGGAGGAGCTCCGCGCTGTGGCCCGCGGTGCGCGGGCCGGCCGGGCCCTCGTGATCCGCGTCCCGGCACCGGGCACGGATCCCTTGGACCTGTTGGAGTGTGCCTCGGGGGAGGTGGGCGATGCTTGGTTCTGGAGGTCTCCGGATGGACTTGTGTTCGTGGCCCTGGGGCGCGTGGAGGAGATCCCGCAGGCGGGGCCGGATCGGTTCTGGGACCTTACCCGCGCCTGGCACGAGATCCTTGGGAGGGTGCCCTCTCCTCTAACCCTGTGCGGGTTCTCCTTCCATCCCGACGGCCCGCGCTCGGAAGTGTGGCGCCCCTATCCCGCGGGGGTGCTCCTTCTGCCACGCCTGCTCCTCGTGCGCTCGGGAGCCGGTGCCGCCACCCTTAGTCTGATCCTCTCGGCTGGAGAGGACCCGGCTCCGGTGCTTCGCGAAGTGGAGCGGTGGCTTACCGGCCCCTCCTCCCCCGCTCATTTCCCTTCCACCGCGGAGGTCCGCCCAGTGCCGGAACCCGGGCGGTGGAAGGATCTGGTCCGGTGCGCGGCGGAGGCGGTTCGCAGGGGGAGGCTGCGAAAGGTGGTGCTGGCACGGGCGATGCGTCTCCGGGCAGGAGGGCTCGCGGCTCCGCGGGTCCTTTCTGTGCTTTGCGCGCGCTATCCGGGGTGCACGGTGTTCGGCGTGCGGCGGGCCGACCGGTGGTTCCTGGGAGCAACCCCCGAACGGCTCTGTCGGGTGCGGGAGGGTGTGGTGGAGACCATGGCCCTAGCGGGGTCCGCTCCCCGGGGGCAGTCGGAGGAGGAGGAGTGGACCCTGGGGAGGAGCCTCCTCGAGAGTCGGAAGGATCTGGAGGAGCACCGGATCGTGGCGGAATACGTACGGGATCGGCTCCGGCCCCTCACCAGGACCCTCCAGGCGACAGGCCCGGCTCTGCTGCGAACCGGGGCCGTTCAGCACCTCTGTACCCGCGTCCAGGGAGAGCTCCGGGAACCTATGCCCGTGTTGCAGATCGCGGGAGCTCTCCACCCTACCCCTGCCGTAGCGGGACTCCCCCTGGATCAGGCCCTGCGGTGGATCGAGCGGGAGGGGCTGGACCGCGGGTGGTACGCGGGGGTCTTGGGCTGGATGGATGCGCGGGGAGAAGGGGAGATGGTGGTGAGCATCCGCTCTGCCCTGGTGGCCGGACGGGAAGCGTGGGTGTACGCGGGCTGCGGGATCCTTGGGGATTCCGATCCCGAGCTGGAGTACGCGGAGTCCGAACTGAAGATGGCGTCGATGCTGGAGGCCCTGACGGTGGTCTCCTCGCAGGCCCACCCCGGGGGGGTGCGGGGATGA
- the menD gene encoding 2-succinyl-5-enolpyruvyl-6-hydroxy-3-cyclohexene-1-carboxylic-acid synthase has product MSAPEVATYTFLRAFLDELAQGGIRHLCLCPGSRSTPLALLAARHPLLRVWVHLDERSCAFFALGMAKTLRAPVALLSTSGTAAANFLPALVEARHARVPLVVLTADRPHELRDCGANQTIDQVHLYGRHAKWFADLPPPEENPSALRYARSVAARCVEQATALPSGPVHVNVPLREPLLPAPAPKGASEEPPAAYRRGPYTRLWPSRLTPEPDAIAGVVRILAGRERGLVVCGPEDHPRFSRAVVALAGVLQFPILADPLSQVRCGEHHPGLVVDTYDAFLRVEDLWDALRPEVVLRFGAAPTSKPLLRFLAHHAEVPQIAIGPEGPLDPDRVVSDFVRADPAAFCEVLLQALPPETRPTGWLRWWQEVNRVTRETLDRALWSVLEPFEARVFRELAELLPEDTLLYAGNSMPVRDLDGFFPALRRRIRFLGNRGASGIDGVVSSALGAAAVHPGPVVLVLGDLSFYHDLNGLFAAYRYGLSVLVILLHNDGGGIFSFLPHAALERSEFELLFGTPHGLDFRPAVEMYGGTYVRPGGWESFRHAVREGILQGGLQVVEVRTDRARNVELHRWVWAEVRSALVPHFAQLLAT; this is encoded by the coding sequence ATGAGTGCTCCGGAGGTCGCCACCTACACCTTCCTTCGGGCATTCCTGGACGAGCTCGCCCAGGGGGGGATTCGGCACTTGTGCTTGTGCCCCGGCTCCCGATCCACACCCCTCGCCCTCCTGGCGGCTCGGCATCCCCTGCTGCGGGTATGGGTCCACCTGGACGAACGCAGCTGTGCCTTTTTTGCCCTGGGAATGGCGAAAACCCTGCGGGCTCCCGTGGCGCTCTTGAGCACCTCGGGGACCGCGGCCGCCAACTTCCTCCCCGCCCTGGTGGAGGCCCGCCACGCCCGCGTGCCCCTCGTGGTGCTCACCGCGGACCGCCCCCACGAACTGCGGGACTGCGGAGCCAATCAGACCATCGATCAGGTGCACCTGTACGGTCGCCATGCGAAGTGGTTCGCTGACCTTCCCCCGCCAGAGGAAAACCCCTCGGCTCTCCGGTACGCGCGATCCGTGGCTGCCCGCTGCGTGGAGCAGGCCACCGCGCTGCCCTCCGGACCCGTACACGTGAACGTGCCGTTGCGGGAACCGCTGCTGCCCGCCCCGGCACCGAAGGGGGCGTCCGAGGAACCACCTGCCGCATACCGCCGCGGCCCGTACACACGTCTGTGGCCCTCCCGGCTTACCCCGGAGCCAGACGCCATCGCGGGGGTGGTGCGCATACTCGCGGGGCGAGAGCGAGGCCTAGTGGTTTGCGGCCCAGAGGATCATCCCCGCTTCTCCCGGGCCGTGGTGGCGCTCGCGGGCGTGCTCCAGTTCCCCATCCTGGCGGATCCCCTCTCCCAGGTGCGGTGTGGGGAACACCATCCTGGCCTCGTGGTGGACACCTACGACGCGTTCCTCCGGGTGGAGGACCTGTGGGATGCCCTGCGGCCAGAGGTGGTCCTGCGGTTCGGCGCAGCCCCTACCTCCAAGCCGCTTCTGCGCTTCCTCGCGCACCACGCGGAGGTGCCGCAGATCGCCATAGGCCCGGAAGGTCCCCTGGACCCGGATCGGGTGGTCTCGGACTTCGTGCGGGCGGACCCCGCGGCTTTCTGCGAAGTCCTCCTGCAGGCGCTGCCTCCGGAGACCCGTCCGACTGGCTGGCTCCGGTGGTGGCAGGAGGTCAACCGCGTGACCCGAGAAACCCTGGACCGGGCCCTCTGGTCCGTACTGGAACCCTTCGAGGCCCGGGTGTTCCGAGAGCTCGCGGAGCTGCTTCCGGAGGACACGCTCCTGTACGCGGGGAACAGCATGCCCGTGCGGGACCTCGACGGATTCTTCCCGGCCCTGCGGCGCCGGATCCGGTTCCTCGGCAACCGGGGCGCGAGCGGCATCGACGGAGTCGTCAGCAGCGCCCTAGGGGCTGCCGCGGTCCATCCCGGTCCCGTGGTGCTCGTCCTCGGGGATCTCTCCTTCTACCATGACCTGAACGGCCTGTTTGCCGCGTATCGGTACGGGCTCTCCGTCCTCGTGATCCTGCTGCACAACGATGGGGGAGGGATCTTCTCCTTCCTTCCCCATGCCGCGCTCGAGCGGTCTGAGTTCGAGCTTCTCTTCGGGACCCCACACGGCCTGGACTTCCGGCCCGCGGTGGAGATGTACGGGGGCACCTACGTGCGTCCCGGTGGGTGGGAGTCCTTCCGCCACGCGGTTCGGGAGGGCATCCTTCAGGGGGGGCTGCAGGTGGTGGAGGTCCGCACGGATCGGGCGCGCAATGTGGAGCTCCACCGGTGGGTGTGGGCGGAGGTTCGTTCTGCCCTTGTTCCCCATTTCGCCCAACTCCTCGCCACGTGA